Proteins encoded by one window of Vanacampus margaritifer isolate UIUO_Vmar chromosome 17, RoL_Vmar_1.0, whole genome shotgun sequence:
- the LOC144037296 gene encoding putative thiopurine S-methyltransferase, translating into MSDMLKTQEDRVVDLKEWAQRWDENRIGFHKPQVHEMLESKIDKVLAERTGVRFFFPLCGKAVDMKWLADMGHSVVGVEIAEKAIQQFFVENNLTYSEEAVPAIPGAKVFRNSEKSISLYNCDLYSLTSSVVGQFGAIWDRGSLVAINPRDREKYASLIISLMAKDCRYLLSTLMYNPELYDGPPFAVPGEQVHDLFGERCNVEQLLSENVTEDRHRAWGVNYLIEQLHLITPKIC; encoded by the exons ATGAGCGACATGCTGAAGACTCAGGAAGATCGGGTCGTTGACCTCAAAGAATGGGCGCAACGCTGGGATGAAAACAGAATTGGCTTTCATAAGCCACAAGTACATGA gATGCTTGAAAGTAAAATTGACAAAGTTTTGGCTGAACGAACAGGAGtccgcttttttttccctctgtgtgGGAAAGCCGTGGATATGAAGTG GCTAGCAGACATGGGCCATTCAGTGGTTGGAGTAGAGATTGCGGAAAAAGCCATTCAACAGTTTTTTGTGGAGAATAACTTGACCTACAGCGAGGAGGCCGTCCCTGCTATACCTGGAGCCAAAGTCTTCAGG AACTCAGAGAAGAGCATCTCCTTGTATAACTGTGATCTGTACAGTTTAACTAG TTCAGTTGTAGGTCAGTTTGGGGCTATTTGGGACAGAGGATCTCTCGTGGCCATTAACCCAAGAGACAGAGAAAA ATATGCTTCTCTCATCATTTCTTTGATGGCCAAAGACTGCAGATACCTTTTGTCCACGTTGATGTATAATCCGGAACTTTATGACG GTCCCCCTTTTGCTGTGCCCGGTGAGCAAGTACATGACCTTTTTG GAGAACGGTGCAATGTAGAGCAGCTTCTATCAGAGAATGTCACAGAAGACCGACACCGGGCTTGGGGTGTAAACTACCTGATTGAGCAACTGCACCTCATCACTCCAAAAatttgttaa